From Erigeron canadensis isolate Cc75 chromosome 8, C_canadensis_v1, whole genome shotgun sequence, one genomic window encodes:
- the LOC122580018 gene encoding monodehydroascorbate reductase 4, peroxisomal-like, with product MGRSFAYVILGGGVSAGYAALEFIKKGVSPGELCIISDELVAPYERPALSKGFLLPEAPARLPGFHTCVGANEERLTPNWYKEHGIELILGTRVISADVKRKILWTATGEAIIYNYLIIATGARALKLEEIGITGSDAENVCYLRDLVDAMKLVNMMRKCSGGNAIIIGGGYIGMECAASLVINKINVSMVFPGSYCMSRLFTPKIANYYEDFYKSKGVNFIKGTVLSSFVFNSEGKVIGANMKDGRYLPVDLVVVGIGARPNTSLFEGQLTFEKGGIKVNSCLKSSDESIYAVGDVASFPIKLFGDTRRLEHVDAARKTAKHAVSAIKQPKSTSEIDYLPFFYSRVFSLSWQFYGDNVGEVIHFGDFSGTKFGAYWVNNGRLVGCFLEGGRNEEYEAIAKVIRLMPVITNLSELGRAGVDYVLAVSQKPLGSQFVQGGGSRLDVKKPVYMWYATSGIVIAASVAAFAWWYANYWP from the exons ATGGGAAGATCTTTTGCGTATGTGATCCTTGGTGGTGGCGTCTCTGCTGGTTATGCAGCTCTTGAATTCATTAAAAAAGGCGTCTCGCCTGGTGAACTTTGTATCATCTCCGACGAACTT GTGGCTCCTTATGAGAGACCTGCATTGAGCAAAGGCTTTCTACTTCCAGAAG CTCCTGCACGCCTTCCGGGTTTTCATACTTGTGTAGGCGCCAATGAAGAAAGGTTAACACCAAATTGGTACAAGGAACATG GAATTGAATTGATCCTGGGAACTCGAGTCATTTCTGCAGATGTTAAGCGTAAAATATTATGGACAGCAACAGGAGAAGCCATTATCTATAATTACCTCATCATTGCAACCGGTGCTCGG GCTTTGAAACTTGAAGAGATTGGCATAACTGGATCAGATGCTGAAAATGTATGTTATCTTCGCGATTTGGTTGATGCAATGAAGCTTGTCAACATGATGAGAAAGTGTAGCGGTGGAAATGCCATCATCATTGGAGGTGGCTATATTGGAATGGAATGTGCTGCTTCTTTGGTAATAAACAAGATTAATGTTTCCATGGTATTCCCTGGATCATATTGCA TGAGTCGTTTATTCACCCCCAAGATCGCAAACTATTATGAAGATTTCTACAAATCAAAAGGGGTGAATTTCATCAAAGGCACGGTCTTGTCATCATTTGTGTTCAACTCAGAAGGGAAG GTGATCGGAGCTAATATGAAGGACGGACGCTATCTTCCTGTAGACTTGGTTGTTGTAGGAATCGGGGCCCGTCCCAACACGAGCCTCTTTGAAGGTCAACTCACTTTCGAGAAAGGAGGAATTAAAGTCAACAGCTGCCTAAAATCAAGTGACGAATCAATTTATGCAGTTGGAGATGTTGCATCTTTTCCAATTAAGCTTTTTGGTGACACCCGAAGACTAGAGCATGTTGATGCAGCTAGGAAAACCGCTAAGCATGCTGTGTCAGCAATAAAGCAACCAAAAAGCACCTCAGAAATCGATTATTTGCCATTTTTCTACTCAAGGGTGTTCTCATTGTCATGGCAGTTTTACGGAGACAATGTTGGGGAAGTTATTCATTTTGGTGATTTCTCGGGGACTAAGTTTGGAGCGTATTGGGTGAATAACGGTCGTTTAGTTGGGTGTTTTCTTGAAGGTGGACGTAACGAAGAATACGAGGCTATAGCTAAGGTGATCAGACTTATGCCAGTTATTACAAACTTGAGTGAGCTTGGGAGGGCCGGTGTAGATTATGTACTAGCCGTGAGTCAAAAACCGCTAGGGTCTCAGTTTGTTCAAGGAGGTGGTTCTAGGCTTGATGTAAAGAAACCAGTATATATGTGGTATGCAACTTCTGGGATTGTGATAGCTGCATCTGTAGCTGCATTTGCATGGTGGTATGCTAACTACTGGCCATAG
- the LOC122579304 gene encoding MYB-like transcription factor EOBI — translation MEKKSSSSSQDVEVRKGPWTMEEDLILINYIANHGEGVWNSLARSAGLKRTGKSCRLRWLNYLRPDVRRGNITPEEQLLIMELHAKWGNRWSKIAKHLPGRTDNEIKNYWRTRIQKHIKQAENNFSGQTSSSHADHQATTSSTQTCNAMNPLETYSPPYDNFQNFSGPFPTETNENMWSMEDLWSMQLLNGD, via the exons atggaAAAGAAATCGAGTAGTTCTTCTCAAGACGTTGAAGTTCGTAAAGGGCCATGGACGATGGAAGAAGACTTGATTCTTATAAACTACATAGCAAATCATGGAGAAGGTGTTTGGAACTCACTTGCTAGGTCCGCAG GTCTTAAAAGAACCGGTAAGAGTTGCAGACTTCGATGGTTGAACTATCTTCGTCCCGATGTAAGGAGAGGTAATATTACACCCGAAGAACAACTCTTGATCATGGAGCTTCATGCTAAATGGGGAAACAG ATGGTCAAAAATAGCAAAACATCTTCCAGGAAGAACGGATAATGAGATAAAGAATTACTGGAGGACAAGGATTCAAAAGCATATCAAGCAAGCAGAAAATAACTTCAGTGGGCAAACTTCTTCAAGCCATGCCGATCATCAAGCGACTACAAGCTCAACACAAACTTGCAACGCGATGAATCCACTGGAAACGTACTCTCCGCCTTACGACAACTTTCAGAATTTTTCAGGTCCATTTCCCACCGAAACGAATGAGAACATGTGGAGTATGGAGGATTTATGGTCAATGCAGTTACTAAATGGCGACTAA